A genome region from Nycticebus coucang isolate mNycCou1 chromosome 4, mNycCou1.pri, whole genome shotgun sequence includes the following:
- the LOC128583288 gene encoding LHFPL tetraspan subfamily member 7 protein-like isoform X2 codes for MVSSVWAALGLSLTCISALSLISPAWFQTHTFSFGVLTYCSSPQGDSWNQSCVTFRSLKDISDFAWKVSAVMLLGGWLLLVFNAILLLSWALAPKGLCPSRVSGPMPGVQAVAATATIAGLLVFPIRLASPFAKAVCEGSSVYHGGRCQPGWGYVIAIFSAVLASLLPVISWPRVTMTSIQGMTIFFSSDTERIILMPEMNK; via the exons ATGGTGAGCAGCGTGTGGGCAGCTCTGGGGCTGTCCCTTACCTGCATCTCAGCCCTCAGCCTCATCTCCCCTGCGTGGTTCCAGACACACACTTTCTCCTTTGGTGTCCTCACCTACTGCTCTTCGCCTCAAGGTGACAGCTGGAACcagagctgtgtgaccttcaggTCCCTCAAGGATATTTCTGACTTTGCTTGGAAG GTCTCAGCTGTGATGCTTCTCGGAGGCTGGCTGCTATTGGTCTTCAATGCAATTCTCCTCCTGTCCTGGGCCCTGGCCCCCAAAGGGCTGTGCCCAAGCAGGGTCAGTGGCCCAATGCCAGGGGTGCAGGCAGTGGCAG cCACTGCCACCATTGCGGGCCTGCTGGTTTTCCCAATCAGACTGGCTTCCCCATTTGCCAAAGCAGTCTGTGAAGGCTCCTCTGTGTACCATGGTGGAAGGTGCCAACCAGGCTGGGGCTATGTGATTGCCATCTTCAGTGCAGTCCTGGCCAGCCTCCTGCCTGTGATCAGCTGGCCTCGTGTGACCATGACCAGCATCCAGgggatgaccatcttcttctccagCGACACAGAGAGAATCATCCTTATGCcggaaatgaacaaataa
- the LOC128583288 gene encoding LHFPL tetraspan subfamily member 7 protein-like isoform X3, translated as MQKVEICSKTHTFSFGVLTYCSSPQGDSWNQSCVTFRSLKDISDFAWKVSAVMLLGGWLLLVFNAILLLSWALAPKGLCPSRVSGPMPGVQAVAATATIAGLLVFPIRLASPFAKAVCEGSSVYHGGRCQPGWGYVIAIFSAVLASLLPVISWPRVTMTSIQGMTIFFSSDTERIILMPEMNK; from the exons ATGCAGAAGGTGGAGATCTGTTCAAAG ACACACACTTTCTCCTTTGGTGTCCTCACCTACTGCTCTTCGCCTCAAGGTGACAGCTGGAACcagagctgtgtgaccttcaggTCCCTCAAGGATATTTCTGACTTTGCTTGGAAG GTCTCAGCTGTGATGCTTCTCGGAGGCTGGCTGCTATTGGTCTTCAATGCAATTCTCCTCCTGTCCTGGGCCCTGGCCCCCAAAGGGCTGTGCCCAAGCAGGGTCAGTGGCCCAATGCCAGGGGTGCAGGCAGTGGCAG cCACTGCCACCATTGCGGGCCTGCTGGTTTTCCCAATCAGACTGGCTTCCCCATTTGCCAAAGCAGTCTGTGAAGGCTCCTCTGTGTACCATGGTGGAAGGTGCCAACCAGGCTGGGGCTATGTGATTGCCATCTTCAGTGCAGTCCTGGCCAGCCTCCTGCCTGTGATCAGCTGGCCTCGTGTGACCATGACCAGCATCCAGgggatgaccatcttcttctccagCGACACAGAGAGAATCATCCTTATGCcggaaatgaacaaataa